From a single Nicotiana tomentosiformis chromosome 2, ASM39032v3, whole genome shotgun sequence genomic region:
- the LOC104098554 gene encoding cytochrome P450 89A2-like: protein METWFVIVVTLFISFFLKSLFNLISSNSKSNHKNKKLPPGPYTFPLIGSLLWARRSFADLEPILRNLKAKYGPLITLNIGSRTAIFVSSHSLAYQALVQQGAVFSDRPRAVPTSAVVSSNQRNISSAPYGPVWRLLRRNLMSEILHPSRVKSYSKARSWVLGILLQQLLHAQADYSVRLIDHFQYAMFCLLVLMCFGDKLDEAQIKQIEGVQRRLLLGFRRFNMLNFFPRVGKIIFRNRWKELIELRQEQEKIFIPLIEARSSRAKEQKPEEEVVAYVDTLLNLELPEENRNLNYGEMVSLCSEFLSAGTDTTSTALQWVMANLVKKTSIQEKLYQEIASVVGEKQSKLTEEVVKEEDLHKMPYLKAVVLEGLRRHPPGHFVLPHTVTKEVELNGYVVPKNATINFMVADMGLDPKVWEDPLEFKPERFLMEGSDKEGFDITGSREIKMMPFGAGRRICPGYALAMLHLEYFVANLVWHFRWEAVEGDDVDLSEKLEFTVVMKNPLRARICPRVNSI from the coding sequence ATGGAAACCTGGTTTGTCATCGTCGTCACTCTCTTCATCTCTTTCTTCCTCAAATCCCTCTTTAATCTTATCTCCTCCAATTCCAAATCCAATCACAAAAACAAGAAACTCCCGCCGGGACCCTACACTTTTCCGTTGATCGGCAGCTTATTATGGGCGAGAAGGTCCTTCGCCGACTTGGAACCAATCCTCCGTAACCTCAAGGCTAAGTATGGTCCTCTCATCACCCTCAATATTGGGTCTCGTACCGCCATATTCGTATCCAGTCACTCCTTAGCTTACCAAGCTTTAGTCCAACAAGGCGCTGTTTTTTCCGACAGGCCAAGAGCTGTCCCCACCAGTGCAGTCGTCAGCAGTAACCAGCGTAACATCAGCTCCGCCCCTTACGGCCCCGTTTGGCGTCTTCTCCGGCGAAATCTGATGTCTGAAATCCTCCACCCTTCGCGCGTCAAGTCCTACTCCAAGGCCCGGTCGTGGGTGCTGGGTATCCTCCTTCAACAGCTCCTTCACGCCCAAGCCGATTATTCTGTTAGGTTAATTGATCATTTTCAGTATGCTATGTTTTGTCTACTTGTGTTGATGTGTTTCGGGGATAAGCTCGACGAGGCTCAAATCAAACAAATTGAAGGTGTTCAGCGCAGGTTGCTCCTGGGTTTCCGACGATTCAATATGCTCAATTTCTTCCCTAGAGTTGGAAAAATAATCTTTAGGAATCGCTGGAAAGAACTGATTGAACTACGTCAAGAGCAAGAGAAAATCTTCATTCCTTTGATTGAAGCTCGAAGTAGTAGGGCCAAAGAACAAAAGCCTGAGGAAGAAGTGGTGGCTTATGTGGATACGCTGTTGAATTTGGAATTGCCAGAGGAAAACAGGAACCTCAATTATGGGGAAATGGTTAGCCTCTGCAGTGAATTCCTAAGCGCCGGAACTGATACGACGTCCACCGCCTTACAATGGGTTATGGCCAACTTGGTCAAAAAAACTTCCATTCAGGAAAAACTATATCAAGAAATTGCTAGTGTAGTGGGAGAGAAACAGAGCAAGTTGACAGAAGAGGTGGTAAAGGAGGAAGATCTGCATAAAATGCCATACTTGAAAGCAGTGGTCTTAGAGGGTCTTAGGCGACACCCGCCTGGTCACTTTGTGCTGCCGCATACAGTGACTAAGGAAGTAGAACTCAACGGCTACGTcgtccccaagaatgccaccatcAATTTCATGGTTGCAGACATGGGTTTGGACCCAAAGGTGTGGGAGGATCCCTTGGAATTCAAGCCAGAGAGGTTCTTAATGGAGGGATCAGATAAAGAAGGTTTCGATATAACAGGAAGTAGAGAGATCAAGATGATGCCATTTGGCGCTGGTAGGAGAATATGCCCAGGCTATGCTTTGGCTATGCTTCATTTAGAGTACTTTGTGGCTAATTTGGTTTGGCATTTTCGATGGGAGGCTGTGGAGGGAGATGATGTTGATCTTTCAGAAAAGCTAGAATTCACCGTTGTGATGAAGAATCCACTTCGAGCTCGTATCTGCCCCAGAGTTAACTCTATTTGA